From Gossypium raimondii isolate GPD5lz chromosome 11, ASM2569854v1, whole genome shotgun sequence:
ttagcctcgaggatacaatgaagccaatgactatttgcatttttcactgacgagaatagtccactacacactgagcaatgtataacaacaactcaatttctacaaaggatttctgcagtaatactttatagaataatctaataatattagaaaatgaaggaagagaaaaaagaatattagaatttgttggtgtgttttccaaatgaagtctcattcctatttataggaattttcatgtctcttcatagaggcatctttcatcaataggtgtctttcttaacaataatgtctttaaaataaacacataattattcatttaatattataactattcaaataatattctttaaatagttataattcttttcaaaaatcaaataatataatcttttgattaattatacacattcatttatagttattggaacactataaatatttgaaaatattccaACATAAAAACAGTTAGTTGACCAGTTTAATTGTTAACTatactaacatggttgatgaaagcCACCGGAATTTGCCACGTGATAGTATGTTGATATGGCATATTGGCATTaccacaaaataattttatttttaaaaaattttaaaatatgcatatagaATTAATTTGGACAACCATTTGTTCAgatatattttgaatgaatacaaaataaaaataaaaactttaaaaattataaaaccattaataattatgaaaaaaattctaatatatattttaaaaacacaaaaaaatgatTCTATCTAATACATGCCTTAGAATCTTGTCctattaattagtttttctgATTAAGTAATTATTCGTttcagtttaaaattttactcttcgCACTAACCTTACTATCCCTATACATGTTTGTTTATTGCTCTTTGGTTAGTTCCAACACATCAACCAAGGCCCTTGGCTGGTATTGACACTTCCTTTGCCAGGCTTATATACTAGTGGCCGTTAGCATCATTGGTGGGAAGGGTTGTATTAGCCTTATAGACTTatagttcaaaattttctttctgcTATGGGGTTTGGGGGCTCCAGCACTATCATCTCTTTGGTTTTTATTTGTAGTGTATGGACTGTGCTATACAGGTCTACTTCGTCGGGAGAATCTCACCTACTAAGTACACTTCTCTGTTGATCAATACCTTGTTAGGAGCTAAAGCGATGTCGGGCATTGGCCcgttaaaatagaaaaattgcactttaaattctaaaaaaattataaaattacaatttacttctaatatgataaaaattttgattaatctttataaaaactataaagatataaatagATACGATAATAAACTTGTATTTTAACTTTCATAACTCAATCTGCCCAGAAATTCTATTTTTGCTGTTGTGTATGGATATAGTTTTGTATGGCTTGCATGTAGTTTATCACTTGGTCACATTACTACTAACTTATCTACCGGAGCCCACGAAAACAAAAGCCTTATAACTCTCAAGCACACATCTTGAAGGGACATGTGGCCTCATAAAGTAATAGGAAGGTTCCTTAAATACCCTTCGGTTGTCTAACAAAAGGATCATGCAAGCACCATTCGAACCAAACTCACTGTTATCATTCTCTTGAAGGCTTTCTACCACCAACCAAGCTTCCTTGTAAGGCTCTCGGCTCTCAGGGAGACAAGGTGAACCATCCTCAATCTCCAACTCACTCCTTCATATCAACAGACTGATTTTTGCTTTTGTTGTTTGTGTTCTCTTTGCCATGGTTATTGATTTCTCTAGGGCACCTTCCTATGTTGTAGTCCGGTTGTTTCATCTACGGAGGTAtctgttaaaaaatatatacaaatctATATGCCTATATATTGCAAGTGTCCATGGCATTTGCCATGCGACATGCGTACtcctttaattttgaagttgtatgacctttaattttaattttaattttaattttagtccttttattatatataaatttaagatttaatttttaacataattttgtctttatatttttttaatattattagctagtccaaatagttaatatggtcaatttttaattaaaatattatgtggttatatataatttaaatttgctAAGGGTCTTAGAAATTTACACATATTTTGGGTTTgccttactttttttttaatcaatataagGCAATGGTCAAATTTTAGTTTCGCCCTAACTATGttgaaacttgaatttaatccatatattttaatttttgacataatttggttcctacttttataatgtaattagttagtctaaatagaTAATATTGCTATCTAttccaacaaaaaatttatcataatgAATTCAAATGggtgatttaaaaatatatatacatatcaatatTCTCAACATTAATTTGTTTACATCACTATTAAGcggatattatttttaaatgtcatATCGTGAATTTATCATGAAAACTTTAACAAGGATAACAACTATAgctgaatttttaaatttaaaaaatagagagattaaaatttaaaaatacaaaatataaagtcctcaaatttttattttacaaattgatacaaAGTGGGAAATAGGAAAAGGAATTGAGTGCAATAATTAGCTTTGAATCCGAGCTCTTACTCTTTTGTCTCAATACAGCTTGCAATAAAAACCAAAACAGAAAGAATGGTTGAATGACCCATTGACCCTTCCATCAGATTTCACATTTTAggtgattaaattaaatctcaaagTCAACTGATTCATCACCAACGTCTAGTTAATTAATTCAGTGCATTTGATTgatgaaatgaagaaaatggaGGAGCTGCCAGCTGGTTACAAGTTCTCAGCTGTCCCTGCTTGTTTTTTTCCCCTATGTTTACACTCCTTAATTTCCTCTCGATACAAAGACCAACGCTGGAATTCAACTGTCTTGATAGTGACAAGTTGTAAAGTGggaccataattttttttccccCATAttcctaaaatatttattattttcgttTGTGTCAGTAACtgttttcaaaacccaaataTCAAACTTTGAAATAAAGGATCATTGAAGTTAGTGATTCATTAACCTCGCCTGCTCAACTTGTTTCACTcagtgaaaagaaaagaaaactattgaTATTGAGATTTTATGTTGGAGCTCGACTTTCAAGTgagttttttgaaatttattaattagttggtaaaaaatatataatgtgTTTAACAGAGAGAAAAAGCAAAGGAGAGCAGCTGGGTACAACCGTGTTCCCACGAGCTAGCACCGCCCATTTCAcaccaaaccaaacaaaaaCTGAAAAATCCCTCCCcaatccattttatttatttattaagtggCTCTCTTTCCGCGTCAAATATGGATTTtgctacatatatatataggcaaCCTGCATATCTCAAAAGCCCTCAACTGCTGTCAGAGTACTCACCAGATTCAGCAAAACCTATTGTTGTTACAAAAACTTCCCAATCACGTTTCACTTAAAAGCTATACTTCCACAACTACTACTTTCTTAATTTGCTGCAAAAATGAAGGTGACGAAGAAAAAGAGTGATGCTGCTGCTCAAAGAGCATGGAGGCTACTGCGTCTATTCTTGTTATGGACCAGAAAAAGTGGGGTGCTCAGGAGACGGCTTATGATGGAGCTAAGGTTGGTGCCTAAGTTCCTCAAGGGTCTAGGACACACATCCCCTTCTCCTCCTGGCCAAATCTATTTTAAGGAACGCCAGCTTTCATTCGATGAGACACCCATTTTCCATGTGAAGATGCACCGTCCCGCTTCCATGCGCTTCCTTCTTCCTTGCATTAGCCCTCAGGATGTGGATTTTGATTACGATTTCGGCATCGATGGAGAGGACGAAGTTTACGGGTACGATAGTGGAATCAAGAGTGACTCTTGTGAAAAGCAAGGGGAGGAACAAGGAAATGATAAAGAGAGGAAGAGGAGTGCTTGTACATTAACGCTGGAGGAAGAAGGGATTGATTCCAAGGCGGATAAGTTCATTGCTAACTTCTATGAGCAAATGAAGTTGCAGAGACAAATTTCTTATCTGGAATACACTGAAATGCTGAACAGAGGCGCATGTTAGTGTCACAacttcctttatttatttttccttttgagtTTGCGGCTTCTACGgtgttctttttttaaataaaatataaagagatgATCAGACACCGCGGgattttgttattctttttgTAAGTGTTTGCCCATTTATCCCCATTCCTCTCTATTTTTCTGTTCTTGAAAAACAAACAAGTCATTACAACTAAAACTCAAAAGAAGTTTGCTTTCGAGCTGATctgatcttttttttaaataaaaaattatttatgacaatttaattagataaattgaAAAACACCTATTTACTCTGCATCTTTGGAGTTTTCAACATTTTTACAATCACTATCACCTTGCATAATTTGCATAataaaaaatcctaaatttCATCGAACATTCCTAGGTAATCAATCCTATTACAAAAGCAATTTCAGACCAGATTTTATTTATCTCCAATGTCAAACATCTAGTTTCAGGGCCAGCAAAATGGTATACGAATGGACTCAAAGaaatacacacatatatatatatatatcacagcGACTAAATCCAATCATGTTGGTCACGAGAAAAAACAATTGATACACAATTAGTTACATGGTAGTTTTGAAACTTGAGCAACTTCTCCAAAGAAAATTATTGGCCAACAGCTGTCTTGCCTCAAACCGtatacaataatataaaataaaaataaaaaaagggctTGCACAATAGAACAGAAACGTAATCAGTCAATGAATTGATGTTATAAACTTTCACCTACTGCCACGACTTTCAGGTAGCAACTCCCAAATTTTGCTCTGCTACTGTGGTAAACCAGCTGAAGGGCCGAATGTGTGCCTTAATTTGTATTATCCGCTTCAAGATTACCTCCTACCGTATATCAACTTCTTCCTACCTTCAGATTAGGAGCTAGGCCAGTTCACAACACAAAGCTTTAATTATTCAACCATTTATTTCATTCATCTCATTTCCAACATTAATCAAACTACAGTTGGCCACAAGATCAATACAAACAATAGTAGAAATTAGATCCAGTTTACCCCAACCTGTAACAGGTACCAGGTTTTGACTCTAGGCTCTAGAACAGATATTATCATGGTCATATCAAATCCTCAACCAAGCACGCAACTAAGCCTGGCAAAAGTTAccctcattttttattattatttttaaatgattaccTTGTAATCTAATTCGGACATATCATTACAACTTGTTAATCAACTTCCATTCTGATGCCTGTTAAGATATGCTTCCAATTGTCCTTTTGCAGATAATATGAGACCTATAATTGCAAAAggcatatatattattttgcatGTTAGAAGATAAAAGTCTAATAATCCAAATTCCAGAAATATTCCCTTatagaaaaagtgaaaaagtctATGACCATGCACATGAACTTAGTTTACTTTCCTTTATATTTATAAGGATGTAACACGAGGAAAATCCATTTTagaatgaataatttaaatggtttaattgatATTTCAGGCAAATGACAGTAAACTATATTATTAGACTATTTTATGTCAACTCCGCCCATATAACATCATGGCCTTCCACAGAGATACAAGACTGCAATCTTTCTcatatcattttcttgtttgaaagctattaatgataaattatgcatCATGCACGCACATAAGGCAGACCTCTATCTATGAATTGTAAAAGTACCTAAAAACGGTGCAGAGGGCTTCCCTGGCCGTGATTTAAATTCTGGATGAAACTGCACTCCTACATAAAATGGATGACCTGGAAGCTCCAGAACCTGCAAAACATGAGAAAATGAATGATCTTAGTCCCTTCTTAACTCAAACCAGGAAGTTGAGAATCTAAATCCCATTCTAATCCAAAACATGCTTCAGCAAGAAGGAAATGTAGTGTAAACTCACCTCCATCCTTTTCCCAGTTTCATCCTTCCCAACAAATTTCAGCCCAGCTTCTTCAAGAACCTCAATCATATCTGGGTTTACCTGCAGCAGGGTCATGTAAGGGAGCAACAAATCAGATAAGagaatatcataaataatttaattgaaacatccactttttcttctttcccaCTTGAACTAACTTGACCAACCTCATATCTATGCCGATGTCGCTCATCTACATATTGTGCATTGCAGTACCTGGAATAGAAATcattaatttggaaaataatcTCATTGCATGTAAACACCAGTGTTAATTTTGTCAAGCAATGATTACAGACTTTTATTGGAAGCAGCACCACCGACTGATTTTACCAATCAACTAGTTAAATAATTCAGATATAACCAGAAGCAATGCCATCTGAAAAGATAATAAGACCTATCCTTGTACCCACGTAAACTACTTTGAGTTGCTTAACACTTCTCACCAAGATCACGTGGCACAAATAGGAAACAAATTATTAAAgtcttcatcttttcttaggTAGAACCAAAGTATGAAGAATTTTTTGAATTCAGTAAACTGAATAACATACAATTTAGAAGTAACACAATCAGTAGTCTGAAATAGTGTTCTTCGAGATCCTAATCTCATTGTGCTTCCCATATGAGTTCTTGATCCCTGACACATCAAACAGAAAATAATATCGTCCTGCATGCATGTTGCACatgtatgaaaaataaatggttaaaatatgttacagGGTCTCTGTACTAttcacaaatttgaaatttaatctctctacttttcagatttcaaaattaagaCCCAGTTGTTAAtagtgttaatttttttttgtttttgttaaatttgttagtgAGACATTtcggaaaaaaaaacaactcaCTTGGTAGCAATGTAACTAGAAAAATGGCACtgtaatgaacctaaatttaacaaaataattttaacaatgttaacagtTGGACCTGAATTtagaaatctgaaaagtaaagggactaaattcctagaaatgaaagtacaaggactaaattccaaatttgtgaagagtatagggacttatagcatattttaaccaaaacaaaataagcaaTATGAAGAATGTACTTCAGGCATAAAAATGACGACAGGATTATGCGTCTCCTTATCAAACTCTGCACTGTTTGCCCTTTCAAAACCAAGAACCTGGAACAAAAAACTACACAAGGTTTAACAAGTATTTCTTTTGGGGGGAGAGGGGGGGGGGGGTGGTGAACATTTCTAAGAATAGTCACATACAGATCTGGCATACTCTATTACAGAGATCTGCATGCCCAAGCAAATGCCAAGATAAGGAACATTATTTTCTCTAGCATATTTGGCAGCCAATATCATTCCACTTACACCGCGATCTCCAAATCCACCAGGAACTAGGACACATTCAGCATTCTGCATATAACAGTTTggaaaaacaatttaatatctaCGTCCTTTCTCTCTACAACTCCAACCGGAGTATACTGCACAAATAATAACTCTTAAACGGAGCAGTGACCTAATTAGAGAggatatatacatatttgtacaAGAATCAACACCTCCATCTCTACTATGCATCTAATTGGTAAACTCAATGTATCAACTCTCCAGAACTACCAATAATAATCTAGTGTTAGCCTATTCCCGAATGTAGCTAATCCATGAAAATAATAAACCAAACCAGATGTTGGGTAAAGGATCTGATACTGCACAGCATTGAAAACAATAGGTAAAAACAATAAAAGGCTTACTCTCAAGGTCTTCCATGCAGCAGCATGCGCTTCTGGGGCCTGGATGGAATAGAAGAATGTTTTTAGATGGtacaatcaaaattatttttaagaaaatatatattgtaaCAGCAAAAGCACTGCTGTTTAGATACCGATTTAACAGAATCATCTTCGAGGTCTGAAGCTGCAATCCAGTCAATAGATGGCTTCAAAGAGCATGCAATGCAGGCATGTAAAAGTGCCTACAAGGAAAAGAAAGCATATAGCACAGAGAATTAGACACTATAATGGTTACCATCAGAGATATAAATGAACAAGCCACTAAACTTCAGTAtttaaagaacaaaaacaattaGCAGGCACATAATTTTGCACCACTAACAAGGAATTACCTAGTTCTCAATCAATCACAATATGAAATGTCATCTACCAAAATGGTTTAGATTAGTAATACCACAATGCAGAATTTGGAGTAATATAAACTGATCAATGTGCTAACCCCTCCACCATATAGAACAGTTGGATAACTGTTTATGAGCTCTTACCATACACCTTAGgttaaaaagatgaaaagacagataatttaacaacaatattaataatataaagcaGCAGAAGCTCTTCTTTGTATAACATTATGTCtattgaagaatgtatgctcCAGAAAAGATTTAGAAGTCATGATGTTAAACTAGTACCAAACCTTCACAACGGATAAATATGAGTCTGTCAAACCAACATATTTCCCAACCATAGCAATCCTCACCTGCACATAATATGTTTTTGTTTCACAACTGAAAGAAAACTCAATTTCAAACtagaaaattagaaataaacaaaaagtaCCGACAGAATCAGTGAGATTATCAAAAGTTTCTGCCATCCTGGTCCAGGCTTCTAAATCTGGAGGCGTGGCAATGCTGAAACAGAAGTTCAAAACCATTTAGTCAGTGAATCAAACCTTCCTTTATTTGGTACCTTGATCCAAATTTACAGCCAATCAGTTTCAGTGTCACCATTCCAGCTTaaccaataataaatacaacctTCGATCAGTGCTAAAATCCAGAGAAAGAATTAAGGGGTAAAGATCCACAACCATTTAGTTAGGCTGCATACAGAGATATTAATTTCCTAGGCCTCATTTTGCACCAAAGATTTAAGCGATGGCTACATAATAACAAACTTAGCTCTCCaatgattttgaaaaagaaaatgtagttGATGGAAATACTGAAAGAAAAAACTGACCTCAGTAAATCTAGCTGTTTCAGAATTGAATGATGAGCATTTTGGTTCTGAAGCAATAGTCAACCAATAACAGCATTAAGAAATGTATAAGTATGACATACTAGAAATCCTGAATTCCAGAGAAATAGAAGAACTGCTACAGAACATACTCTCAGCAAGAGGGGAATATGCCAAATGTTGGGAACATCGTGAATATTAAGGATGTTAGCAGCCTGTGAGGAGCCACAAGTAGACAAATAAGATTGTCTGTCAAAATGATAAACCTCAAtttaaagaacaaaaacaaaaatttagccAACAAATTTACCGGAACATGACAGAATTGTGAAAGTTTCTGCTTTGTGTTATCCAATAAAGGCTGCAGGTCACCAACCGAAAGGATATTATATACCATCAAGTTTGGGACAAAGCTTAGATCAAGAAAACAACTGTCAAAAGGATATTCAGCAAATGAGAGAACACAAGTAAACAATACAACATGAATGTCAGGTGCAGTACTGagttaaaaattacaattcCAACGATAGTTCAGCATTAACCATCGCATAAGCACCATCATGCCAAGATGCCTCACCCCAAAAAGATGATAAACTTAATCCCAATGCACACGAGTGCAATGAT
This genomic window contains:
- the LOC105802977 gene encoding uncharacterized protein LOC105802977 isoform X4, which encodes MKYVLVTGGVVSGLGKGVTASSIGVVLKACGLRVTSIKIDPYLNTDAGTMSPFEHGEVFVLDDGGEVDLDLGNYERFLDVTLTKENNITTGKIYQSVLDKERKGDFLGKTVQVVPHITDAIKERIESVAHVPVDGKEGPADVCVIELGGTVGDIESMPFIEALRQLFFSVGHDNFCLIHVSLIPVLGVVGEQKTKPTQHSVRELRALGLTPHLLACRSAQPLLDNTKQKLSQFCHVPAANILNIHDVPNIWHIPLLLRNQNAHHSILKQLDLLSIATPPDLEAWTRMAETFDNLTDSVGEDCYGWEICWFDRLIFIRCEGLALLHACIACSLKPSIDWIAASDLEDDSVKSAPEAHAAAWKTLRNAECVLVPGGFGDRGVLGFERANSAEFDKETHNPVVIFMPEGSRTHMGSTMRLGSRRTLFQTTDCVTSKLYCNAQYVDERHRHRYEVNPDMIEVLEEAGLKFVGKDETGKRMEVLELPGHPFYVGVQFHPEFKSRPGKPSAPFLGLILSAKGQLEAYLNRHQNGS
- the LOC105802979 gene encoding uncharacterized protein LOC105802979; the protein is MKVTKKKSDAAAQRAWRLLRLFLLWTRKSGVLRRRLMMELRLVPKFLKGLGHTSPSPPGQIYFKERQLSFDETPIFHVKMHRPASMRFLLPCISPQDVDFDYDFGIDGEDEVYGYDSGIKSDSCEKQGEEQGNDKERKRSACTLTLEEEGIDSKADKFIANFYEQMKLQRQISYLEYTEMLNRGAC
- the LOC105802977 gene encoding uncharacterized protein LOC105802977 isoform X3 codes for the protein MKYVLVTGGVVSGLGKGVTASSIGVVLKACGLRVTSIKIDPYLNTDAGTMSPFEHGEVFVLDDGGEVDLDLGNYERFLDVTLTKENNITTGKIYQSVLDKERKGDFLGKTVQVVPHITDAIKERIESVAHVPVDGKEGPADVCVIELGGTVGDIESMPFIEALRQLFFSVGHDNFCLIHVSLIPVLGVVGEQKTKPTQHSVRELRALGLTPHLLACRSAQPLLDNTKQKLSQFCHVPAANILNIHDVPNIWHIPLLLRNQNAHHSILKQLDLLSIATPPDLEAWTRMAETFDNLTDSVGEDCYGWEICWFDRLIFIRCEGLALLHACIACSLKPSIDWIAASDLEDDSVKSAPEAHAAAWKTLRNAECVLVPGGFGDRGVSGMILAAKYARENNVPYLGICLGMQISVIEYARSVLGFERANSAEFDKETHNPVVIFMPEGSRTHMGSTMRLGSRRTLFQTTDCVTSKLYCNAQYVDERHRHRYEVNPDMIEVLEEAGLKFVGKDETGKRMEVLELPGHPFYVGVQFHPEFKSRPGKPSAPFLAPNLKVGRS
- the LOC105802977 gene encoding uncharacterized protein LOC105802977 isoform X1, yielding MKYVLVTGGVVSGLGKGVTASSIGVVLKACGLRVTSIKIDPYLNTDAGTMSPFEHGEVFVLDDGGEVDLDLGNYERFLDVTLTKENNITTGKIYQSVLDKERKGDFLGKTVQVVPHITDAIKERIESVAHVPVDGKEGPADVCVIELGGTVGDIESMPFIEALRQLFFSVGHDNFCLIHVSLIPVLGVVGEQKTKPTQHSVRELRALGLTPHLLACRSAQPLLDNTKQKLSQFCHVPAANILNIHDVPNIWHIPLLLRNQNAHHSILKQLDLLSIATPPDLEAWTRMAETFDNLTDSVGEDCYGWEICWFDRLIFIRCEGLALLHACIACSLKPSIDWIAASDLEDDSVKSAPEAHAAAWKTLRNAECVLVPGGFGDRGVSGMILAAKYARENNVPYLGICLGMQISVIEYARSVLGFERANSAEFDKETHNPVVIFMPEGSRTHMGSTMRLGSRRTLFQTTDCVTSKLYCNAQYVDERHRHRYEVNPDMIEVLEEAGLKFVGKDETGKRMEVLELPGHPFYVGVQFHPEFKSRPGKPSAPFLGLILSAKGQLEAYLNRHQNGS
- the LOC105802977 gene encoding uncharacterized protein LOC105802977 isoform X2, with product MKYVLVTGGVVSGLGKGVTASSIGVVLKACGLRVTSIKIDPYLNTDAGTMSPFEHGEVFVLDDGGEVDLDLGNYERFLDVTLTKENNITTGKIYQSVLDKERKGDFLGKTVQVVPHITDAIKERIESVAHVPVDGKEGPADVCVIELGGTVGDIESMPFIEALRQLFFSVGHDNFCLIHVSLIPVLGVVGEQKTKPTQHSVRELRALGLTPHLLACRSAQPLLDNTKQKLSQFCHVPAANILNIHDVPNIWHIPLLLRNQNAHHSILKQLDLLSIATPPDLEAWTRMAETFDNLTDSVRIAMVGKYVGLTDSYLSVVKALLHACIACSLKPSIDWIAASDLEDDSVKSAPEAHAAAWKTLRNAECVLVPGGFGDRGVSGMILAAKYARENNVPYLGICLGMQISVIEYARSVLGFERANSAEFDKETHNPVVIFMPEGSRTHMGSTMRLGSRRTLFQTTDCVTSKLYCNAQYVDERHRHRYEVNPDMIEVLEEAGLKFVGKDETGKRMEVLELPGHPFYVGVQFHPEFKSRPGKPSAPFLGLILSAKGQLEAYLNRHQNGS